A stretch of Physeter macrocephalus isolate SW-GA chromosome 1, ASM283717v5, whole genome shotgun sequence DNA encodes these proteins:
- the NKIRAS1 gene encoding NF-kappa-B inhibitor-interacting Ras-like protein 1 isoform X2 — translation MEDCETMEDVYMASVETDRGVKEQLHLYDTRGLQEGVELPKHYFSFADGFVLVYSVNNLESFQRVELLKKEIDKFKDKKEVAIVVLGNKTDLSEQRQVDAEVAQRWARSEKVHLWEVTVTDRKTLIEPFTLLARKLSQPQSKASFPLPGRRSKGNSSSEN, via the exons ATGGAGGACTGTGAAACAATGGAAGATGTGTATATGGCTTCAGTGGAAACAGATCGGGGAGTCAAGGAACAGTTACATCTTTATGACACCAGAGGCCTACAGGAAGGCGTGGAGCTGCCAaagcattatttttcatttgctgaTGGCTTTGTTCTTGTGTACAGTGTGAATAACCTTGAATCCTTTCAAAGAGTGGAGcttctgaagaaagaaattgataagttcaaagacaaaaaagag GTAGCCATTGTCGTGTTAGGAAACAAAACTGACCTTTCTGAGCAGAGACAAGTGGACGCCGAAGTGGCACAGCGGTGGGCCAGGAGCGAGAAGGTGCATCTGTGGGAGGTGACGGTCACAGACCGCAAGACCCTGATCGAGCCCTTCACCCTGCTAGCCCGCAAACTCTCCCAGCCCCAGAGCAAAGCGagcttccctctgcctgggaggaGAAGCAAAGGCAACTCCAGCTCTGAGAACTAA